From Oryzias latipes chromosome 18, ASM223467v1:
GCAGAACTCAGCCGTTCAGATGGTGGATGGACATAGAAGGTTTTATACCATGATATTGATTTTGTCACATCAGGTAATAACGATATATATCACGATATAAATCAAATAATTATGTTTAATTATAATAATGCATTTGATGTTAAAAGGGCCTTTCAGAAAACCCAACACTGTACAGattcaaaagaaacacaataaaatcacaacatgttaaaaacaataaataacatcATTATTAAAATCagatagaaaatgaaaaattgtgatctggaaaagcaaatttaaacagGTTTGGATTCtagatttaaaaagtgaaaaggaGTCTCTAATGTTACGGAGATCTggggggagagagttccagagttgggGGGCCGAGCGGCTGAAGGcacggctccccatggtgaccatCCGGGCCGAAGGGACAGAAAGCTGGAGGGAAGAAGAAGACCGAAGAGAACGAGGGAGTGTTGATAAGAAGGAGAATAGAAGGATAAGGAGGAGCAGGTTATGGAGGACTCTGAATGTGTAGAGAAGAAGAACTGGATCAATGGAAAGGGTTAAATTGGAAACTTTTGGAACCTACACGGAGTAATTCAGATTTATCGCAGTTCAGTTTGAGGAAGTTTGAAGAAGAGAAGAGTTGGGTTTACTGGACAGAGCGGCGTGtcatcaacagaacaataaatatCAATGTTGAATTTGGGGAATATATTCCCAAGGGGTAGTAGGAATGAAGAGGAGGGACCGAGAACAGAACCTTGAGGAACACCAGAGAAAATGAGAGAGGGTTGAGATTTAAAAGAATTCAGTTGGATAAACTGAATGCAGCTTGTGAAATATGAGTGAAACCAGTGGAGGGGGGTGGACTCGATACAGAGAGCTAAAAGTCTgtggaggaggatggagtgaGATATGGTGTCAGATACTGCTCAACTCAAGGATGATGAGGATGGAGATGAGTCCAGAATCAGCTGCTAGGAGAAGGTCATTAGTGATTTTATTAGGACAGTTTCAGTGCTATGAAGGGAACGAAAACCAGATTTAAAGGATTCAAAGAGATCATCTTGATTGAGATGATGGTGAAGTTGAGAGGCGACACTTTTTTAGAGAATTTTGGAGATGAAGGGGAGGTTAGAAATAGGACGGAGATTGTGAAaggaatttttttattatgcgTTTGGCAGCAGTGGTCTTGAGGAGTGAGGGAACGATACCGGATGTCAATGCGGAGTGAATGGTTGCTGTTGCTCATAAGAGAAATACGAAACCATCAGCAGATTGTTTagattcaaatatttatttcctatCATCCTATAAACGTAACGGATGAACTGAAGGAACACGACTAAAGGAAAAACTTTGCAGTTTGAAAAgggaacataaataaaacagaacactAAACTGATCagttccatttaaaaacaattcattAATTTTACCAACACCTCCTAATGTTCTTTGTACAGAATGAACCTAAAACtgacaaacattttcatttacatcCTGTGAATAATCTAGGAACTAAAATCCAATTCTCTGTGTAGTGTGTTGCTGCTGTGCAGGTCTGACTTTGCTGTTTTAGCTGGAGAAtcctggtttcttgaacatgtttGGTGCTTCAGCTGATAAAAGGTTGGTGCAGTTTTAGAAGGAACATGCCTTCTGCACCATTTCATGTTCAGGTTACTGTCTGGTCAGATTTTAATGAACTGGAACCCCCCACCAGGGGCTTGAAATATCATTTTTGAGTCACCAGACAAGTGGAGCTgtcgattaaaaaaaatctaccaatcAAATTATGAcagtattttaaacaaaaataccttctgatactgaagaaaatgaatatccataaaagtactttagaaatggtaaaaaaacgtctttattGTCGTCTAACTGTAAACCTAGATTCAAACATGCAGAGAAAACAAGGAAAGATTAAAGATAGATGTCCTAATTCTGCCTTTAGGTGATCTTAGAACCATTACAAACACAGTTAAAACAGTCAAatgggtctaagggcagggaggtttagttcagtttagtattttcctattgaattctatgtattcatgatccttttgattttatgtctaCTTTACAATCaccagtatgaagcccattcAGACGACTGTAGTTGGGAttttgggctatagaaataaaattgaattaaataattGTTATTACATATCATTGAAATTAAAGCTGCAGCTCtcatgagggagggggggggctgaaGGATTCAACATCTGACAGGGTGCAGGTTTGTGTGTAAAACCCGCCTCCTTAATGCTACACAGACGGGTTTTATTCATCTCTGATGAATTCatctttttgtatttatctgCCACAAGGCTGATCCGTGAAAATACTGTTCTACATTAAACCGGTCTGTGTTCACATTTAGGTGTCAGATGGAACAGCTCGTTAGCatagcatcattagcatctgACAACAGGGCTGTGTCCACATCAACAGttttatccatctgtctgttGCTGCTGTGACTGAAGCAGCTTTATCCTCCAGGTCTGACTGGATCCTGGTAGAAACACTACACAGGTGAAGAGACCGCAGGTGTGTCTCACATGCACCTGTTGCACCTGTTGCACTTGTATTCAGACGATGGAGGAGGAGACAAAAGAAATTCACCTAAAGGAGAGCTAATTGACATGACTACGTTTAGGCAGGCGCTTATTCGCCATGTGGTGACAGAACCTGTAACTTTACCCtccaaagaagagaaaatgctGCAATTGTTGATTTGGGCCCTTCAAAATAAGTCTATCATTTTTTTACTGCCCCGCCTTAACCAAAACCATACAAAAATCCTTCTCGCCTCTAAAGATGacctttagtttagttttccaCAACGTGTCACAAATACCATCCCCTACATCTTACCCCTCCGGATTTCCACTGAAGATCCTCCTTCACTACCATCTGCCCTCTTCAGCACCACAGACAGGAGAACTTTGGGTCTGTCTATCCTCTGATATCCAGAACATTgatgtatgtatttattcatttaacctTTATTCTACCAGGAACTCCAACAAACAtagaaacatgaaaataaaaaaaattactatcAGCTTGAGCATAACATGTACATTCTTTGGTCACACACGCAGAAAGCTCAGTTTTAACCCAACTTGACATGTTCCTGCAGCCACAGAGTTCTGAGCGCTATTCCCTGAGAGACGAGCAGCAAAGGAAAAGGCAGTTTTCCCAGAATAGCTCTGTAGATTAAATCTAGCCGATGTCTTTGTCGCCTGAGGCTGAGTGAAGCCTTGAAAGCAGAGAGTATGGACCGGAGATCTCTGTGATAAACGGAGTCCAGGCGGGGGAGAGCTGAACAGAACATCCCCATAATCCAGAACCTGGAGGAAAGAGGTCTGAACAAGTCTCTGACAGCCGTGTTctgactttgtttctttaataaAAGCCCAGCAGAGCCTTCAGGGTTTCAGATGTTCAATGAAGGATCATCTATCCACACCCAGATATCTATAGGAAGATACTTTTTCAATTTCCACTCCTTCCAGAGTTTTAATACCATCgtataatacattttatgaatGGGTTCTAGAGAAggtcaaacatttacaaacattAATGACCAGATTTAGCTGATTGGGAGAAAGCTGAAACTGCTGGAAAGCACTCAGGAGATGATTGACAGCATGATTAGTGGAAGAGGGAGTTGTGTAGATGATAGTATCATCTGCATATGGATGAAACTTAGCACTTGGCAATTAACTATCCATtttgtttataataataataataatctattTTATTGAAAATCCTGTCAAGGAACTCAAGGACATTGCACAAAAAAGGTCAgcaaattcacaaaaatattcattaaaacaCAATCAATAGTAGCAGACTGTGTCGGATCGGGACACAGGCTGCAGAAGGGTCTCCATCGTGTGACctgactgaaaacaaaacaaacatgcgtctctgatattgttctgGGGGCCGGGCCAAATGTGGAAGTGGGCCGGAACCGACCCGCAGGCCGtagtttggggacccctgatcCACACCAATGTCACTTAGGACTACATGATGATCACCAGAGTCAAAGGCCTTGGATAGACCAACTTGCATGTTTAAAACCTTTACATGGTGtaatttgctgtttgtttgcacTTAGATTGTattttaggatgttttcaagatctgtaccactggactggcagacaggagGGGTGGTTCCCCTTTTTAGGAAGGGGGACCAGAGGGTGTGTTCCCTAGCagggaatcacactcctcacCCTAtcccagggtactggagaggaaaGTCTGTctgatagtcgaacctcagatccaggaaccaACACTGTGGTTTCCGTTCCGGTTGCAGAACAGTGGACCAGCactacaccctctttagggtgaTGGAGGGTtcgtgggagttcgctcatccagtccatatgtgatttggagaaggcgttccaccgcgtcccccgtggtgtcctgtggagggtgctctgggagtatggggtccagggagccttactgagggctgtccggtctctgtatgacagGAGCACCAgacttggttcgcatagccagcagtaagtcagacctgtttccggtccacgttggactccagcagggctgtcctttatcaccggttctgttcatagattttatggacagaatttctaggcgcagccaggggccggatgGGAtatggtttggggaccacaggatttcctctctgctctttgcagatgatgttgtcctgttggcttcatcgagccgggacctccagcgtgcattggggcggtttgcagccgagtgtgaagcggctgggatgggggtcagcaccgctaaatctgaggccatggttcttgaccggagaaaggtagttagccatctctgggtgggtggggtgtccctgccccaggtggaggagtttaaataccttggggtcttgttcacgagtgagggaggaccggagcgtgagattgacaggcggatcagagcggcgtccgtagttatgtggtcgctgtatcggtccatTGTGGttaagagagagctgagccaaaaagcaaagctctcaatttaccggttgatCTTTGTTTCAATATTCACATTGGTGAGCTCATGGTCATGAGTTAGACTAACcctgggtcatgacccaaagaaccaggtcccgaatacaaccggctgaaatgagcttcctccgtagggggGCTGGACGCTCCCTTAGAGAAAGGGGGAGAAACTCGGTCACCCTCgaagagctcggagtagaaccgcttctcctccacatccataGGAGCCAGCTGATgtggctcaggcatctagtccggatgccccctggacgcctccctggagaggtgttctgaagccctggggaagacccaggacacgctggagagactttGTCTCTTggctaacccctaaccctaaccctgtgAGTTTCCTGAAAGCCGTTtcaaacaaatactttttctttattaatttctctATCAAATCGTTTGAATGAATCTCTAGAACCTTCAAAGATCCATAACAATGTTCCTCCTCAGATGTTCTCCTGTGAATCCTCAGTCTGGGTTTTCAGACCTTCAGGACTCTGTTGATGTTCTTCTGTCTTCAGTACACGGTGGATCCTGGAGTCCACCAGAACCTGAGCCTGGTGGACCTGCTTCAGTCTCTGCAGTCCCTCTGCTGGTCCTCTCTGTCTCTGAGGTCtctgctgccccctggtggCAACAGTCTGAGCAGGTCTGAGATCAGATCAGCCCTGTCCTGGTCCTTCAGGACTCTGGTCTCTGACCCGCGGAAGGGGGACAGTCTCAGGTAAACCTAAAGCTGTTTTCATCATCTTTACCTGGACTACATGACTGACAGTCATGCTCCGCCCCTTTACCCTGGAAGGATGCTCAGCTGTTCTCTCTtccaggccccgccccctgctGCTGGTGGGGGTGTTGGAGCTCCCCCCTCAGTCCTCAGAGGTCAGTCTGACTCTGCAGCTCAGAGATGCTACAGGAACTGTGAGCTGTGTCGTTACGGAAACCAgccaggaggagggaggggcacaGACGGCCTGTTTCAACACAGCCTGGATAGGTGGGATGGATCGGTCCAAAGACGCACAAACtcacatgtacacacatgtacacacacacacacgtcggCCAGATACCCATGCCAGGGTAAGTAGGAGCGCCCCACGGCCCCcaatgccagagagcagggaggcacagacaGTGCAAGCTCCCcccacccaccaccaccacacctGGGGGCCCAGAGCTGGACCCTGCCCTGAGAAAGCCCCCCCAGCCCCAGGAGTTCTGAGCCCAGGCATGAACCTGAACAATGATTCaggcggctgggtagctcggttggtaaggtgggaagataccatgcaggaaaccagggttcgattcccggagggggaatgagcaatggtactggggggcgattaccatatcaatggcaagcagttaacatcacccagtgagggtccttaggctaGACCCTTAACGTtgctgcctcccgagcgcggttcagctgcagctcaccgctcccccaggggatgggtcaaatgcggagacgaatttcccttcgtgggataaatacagtgtagaaaaaaaaaagaaccagagAACCCGCCTTGTGCTCCAAGCAATCCCCCCATCCGAACCACTGGTCAGTGCGCCATCTATTGGGGAAATGTGGACATTGCAGGGAAAGATCAAAGGAAcagtcaaattttttttcagacaagTTTGAGGGGTCGTATTAAAAAATCTAACGGGTAATTTTTGACCCATTGGCGTCAGTAGAGAGGATGGCTAACAGGTGAGCAGATCTGAGTGTGGAGTCATGAAGGTCAGAAGAAACTGGAAACAAACTCTGAAACCGGGTCAGATTGATCCCATGTCTTCATGCTGCACAGAAGGAAACTTTATGgatcattttttataatttctctGGAGCAGAAGGTGGAGGTAGTGTTGGCAAACAAAGGTCAGATGAAGACTCGTAAGACAGGTGTGTCACAAAGGTGGGACAGGAGGATCTGAACAGGTGAGTCAGAGGATGAGCAGCAGGTTGGGATGAAGAACAGAGGTGGAAATGACTGGTGGAGGGATGGAAGGAGCACTTTGAAGATCTGAGGAAGGAGGAACATGTTAGAGAAcacagagaagaagaggaggatgctgtggagcaggaagcagcagcaatcagtgaggaagaggaggatgaagagtggaAAGGCAGGTGGTCCTGAGAACATTCCTGTAGAGATCTGGAAGACTTTAGGAGACGAGGAAGAAGAGTTTCTGACTGCTGAAGATGATGTTGCAGGAGAACAGAGATGTTCAGAGAAACTCCAgagggatgaagatgatgagatGGTATGAGAAAGAGAGTCGAGGAAGATGGACTGAGGTCAGAGGAACATCTGTGAAGAACAGTTTGGTTTCATGCAGAGAAGAAGTTAGACTGAGACTCTGATGCAGAGATGAAGATAAAGGTTCTGTTTGGAGAGGACAGATCATGGATGTTCTGGAGGCAGAAGAGGATgtagtgatgatgatgatggtgaaagGATGCTGAGCTACaggaaagaggaggttcatggatgaaggaggacatgagggaggAGCATGCAGAGAAGGAGGTTAGATAAGGCAGATTATTCTCTGTTGCGTCTCCTGAGGGAGCagctgaaagacaaagaaatgtagaaaaaatctTACAGATTTCAGAATGAttcctgcagcagaagataGACGTTACCTGCTCCTCCTTCGTTTCTCCTCTGGAGAATCGACACATTAACAGAGAACAAGGAGGCATACAAATCTTCAATAGAAGAAAAGACGTTTCTATGAAAGGCGCTTCTGTCACCTGCAGGTTCACCTGTGTGTTGGGTCTGTGAGACCCACCTGTTGtgtctgtgactgtgtgtgtgtgtgtgtgtgtgtgcaggttgTCTGGTGTGTGTCCTGCAGTTCTCCATGGTCATAGAGAGGTTCCTGCAGTCAGAGTTCCCTTCAGTTCATCACCTGGATCAGGAGAACTTCATCTCCCACAGAGACTGCAGGTACAAGCGCTGGATCATCTCTGAGAACACCTGGAGGGTCTGAGCAGAACAACAGAACTCTCAGTCCTTTTTGGGCTTTGGACCAGAGTTAACTCCACCCACCTCACCTGCAGTCAGACCTAATGTAAAGACCGGGATCTGGTCCCATAAAACACATGTCTGTGTGATGGGAGagtgttggatggatggatggatgatggataattggatggatggacggaaggATGGATATATGTATGGATGgttgaatgggtggatggatggatgtatagatggatggatgatggataattggatggatggacggaaggatgtatggatggatggatcaatggatgaattggtggatggatggatggatgatgggtggatggatggctcctttatgtggacacccctgaggtttcttcattttttccagaatccgggTTTCCACTCCGGGTCTGGAGTGgttttctgccgggaacttgacgtgccacAGGGCAGAGAGCAACTCTCTGATGACGGAGAATTTGCGCTTCGTgtttttaaacacgcatgtgcattGATGTATGtttcttcaaggacatgagtgtagatcgcgggacagagaacataaaaaaaaaagtacttctcaaaaatccaccagccaatcaaaatcctcaccgaaaagtacgggacttgattgacatgcagaatggccaatcggacatcctctgacacatacgtcactgcagacgCGAGTTTAAATTCACTCagcgcaaactctctgtcatcagagcGGCTTTTTCTGCCCCGCGGCACATCATGTCCCCAGTAGAAGACCAGCAACCGGAGTCTTTATTGAAGCcaccccgcgtgtctcctcctgctatcagctctgcagttctcccCAGATAAATCCGAGCTCATCAAGGAAGCTGCAAGGCAagcgcttcgtacggagccagcagaCAAGCAGCCAAATGCCTCACAATATGCCACGCTCCCCGCATTGCAccgttacagcagagcatgaatacgatggtcgctgctttctgtttttgtaataaaatgcttcatctgttaatacaaaagtatctttatGTAAactcactgtgtagtttttaatcatcagtacataaacaatactgttcataaacatgtaactaataaacatgACGATGgaaaaagaagtactttttttttatcttttctggcccgcgatctacactcatgtccttgaagatcaatcgcgatcgacgtaatgagcacccttgaataatatatacatgcataatatatataatgatgtcaaaacaggttgtggctccgggtgctttttttttcattaggggcggtcccaaatggctctttgagtaaaaaaggttgccgacccctgggctatacaaataaaattgaattgaattgaattgaattgaattggatggatgatggatggatggatagatagatagacgtGAGAACCTTCACCAAGCCTGAGTAAAGTTCATTCCAGAACGGTGGTCCAACAGTGTCTGAAGTTGCAGAACTTTACAGAACAATCCCGGTTCTGTCAGGTTCTCAGGTTCTAatcatgtttgtgtgtctttgtgtagtaaatgtgtgtgttcctttgtgtgtgtgtgtgacagggTTTACCTGCAGTTCTCTTTGGACCACCTGATCATCCTCAGCCCATCTGTGACCATGACCACATACCTGAGGcacaagggggaggagtcaggagaTGATGTCCCAGATCAGCATGAAAACCATGAAAAGGGGGAGCAGGgatggaagaggaagaggagggaggaagaagaagattctTCAGACTCCTCTGATGTCATGACAGCAGACTCTGTGGGTGGAGCCTCACAGTCCTGGATTTCCATGGTCATCAGAGTGGAACACAAAGGGGGTGTGGTCTGGAAGAACACAGAGAAGAGGGAGGGGCTTCAGCTCTGCTTCTCACTCAGAGCTGCTGTGATTGGCCCAGTGGTCAGCTGGAGGCGGGACCCAAAGAACACGGCGTTGACGGAAGAGGAGGCGGAGCCAGGCAAAGAGCAGAAAGTTAGTGATGGTGTAATGAAGAGATCCCATGATGCACCTGACTAactgtgtgtacatgtgtgcatgtgtgtgcctttgtgtatgtgtgtgtgggtacacgtgtgtgtgcaggtgCAGCTGCTGTTCTCAGGTGTGTGTTCTCGATGGTTTCCTGTCCTCCAGCCTGGACCTCTTTACAGAGTGGTGATGAGTCAGGTAAAACACCTGTGACCCGCTCACTATGGGCGGGGCTAACCTGCAGCTCAGCTTCATCTTTACCTTTTTAACGGTTGGACACCTGTATTTTGATAGTTATAGTTTGTATAGTTacactaaacaaaaaatgtaaacctgCAGGTGTGACCCTCACCTTTCCAGGTGTGACCCTCACCTTTCCAGGTGTGCAGCCTTTAAAAACTCTGAAGCTGATTGGTTCTCTGCTGTCTGACAGGTTCCCTTTGATCTCAGTTCCCATGGAGCCTCAGGGGATAAAGGGGTGGAGCTTCTGTCAGACTCCACCCTCCAGGTTGGATCTGATTGGAGGTTCCACACTCTGCCACGCCCCCTGCTGCTGCCCTCCTTCATACAGGTGAAACCGGAGTCTGGCTGTCGTCTCAGCTTTCTGCAGATGTTTTCAGTGGTAGCAGAGTCACAGATGATCAGTAATCCTTTGGTCCTTTAGTCTGAAGCTCTTctcagaagggggggggggggggggggtctgtgttTAGGATGACAGCTGTCTTTGTcattgtggggtccagatgaccccatccttacatagATGTGACCcctcccatgacaaaggtggacaggaTGTCTGCAAGGACACTAGTGAGAATCAGAAATAATTATGAACCAGATCAGTGAGGTTCTAGTGGGTCACAGATGACTCCTCCCCCAACGTTACCTTGGATCAGGTTAAACCATCTCTCATCTCTCTTCACCTGTTGGTCATTTCAGGTCCCGCCCCCTGTGCTGTCTGTGTCTCAGGTTCTGGAGAGCAGGTGAGCTGCAGTGTTCTTCTACAACTGTTATGTGTTGTGACAGATGGTCAGATGTTCTCTGATCTAGAACGTTGGCCTTCAGCAGAATATCAGCTCTGTTCATCCAGAAAGGCTCAGGTTCATGCTGAAAGCTTTGGGGAGATCTTCAGAATAAATACTCTGGATCTCCCAACATCTTCGTCTGTTATGAGGAGAAAAACGTttgatggtagctcctcccacacgcggtgGGAGGGTCAGGTTTCTAAACACACTTTTGGAGAAACGACCAGCAGACAATTGATTTAAATGGAGTGCGTGGAGGGAAGGGGGGGTAATCCACGACACACGTCTGTCCAGAACCGGGGCCTGTGACCCGCATGGATCATCCGTGATCTATACGGGTCAGCCGTGCACCTCTCGTAGCTTCCAGCGGGATGGGGTGTCAGACAATCTAACAagtgaataaaataatgaagctcagagagatgagtctgtctgtcatcagcaCCACTGCTTTTCTCTtcaactcccatgatgcattggttAATGTGACGGCTTCTCCTACTGCGCTGCTGTTAACCGTCATGAAGGtcagcaaacacaaacatctgtTCTAACAGTTTGTGAATCTGGATAAAAGCAGGAACAGTTTAGTTTGAACACAGGAGTCAGTAACAGTCACAGATTCCACATTCTGGTCTAAGTCGTCTTtataaaaacagctgttttctaataatgtctgtTAAAGGacaattcagtttcaaactttAATCACCTTTGAAAAACCTGAAGGTAAGTTTCAATaaagcaaaagtaaaagaaacattaaggtaaagtggccaacagacacattgaagtgaaacaatttaatcaccaaaaaataacatttttgttaaagtcacatttctgatttagacaaaagaaaattgaataaaaCGTTGGcgtgttcatgtttttgtgtggttaAAATTAAACGTATAAACAAAATGTTGGTGGTTTTTGTCTGAAATCTATCAACTATTTACTGATTATAAGcctattttttcaaacattacaGTCGCTGTAGCACAAATAAAATaacctgtttgaaaatgaaatgaccTTTTAGAAAGAATGTCATTTACTTTGGTTTTTGTGACGTCACACTGAACTGCATTTGCATGTGAGATGGTGGAGGGACTGTAATCCACACAGACCACAGACTTTCCCTTTTTGACACTTTGGGATGCTGAtgtgctgcaggatttttgtcaagtgtACCTCAGCTCAACAAAGGTTGACAAACACTGACTTAGAGGCTCTATGTGATGATAGTCTGAGCCTTCCAGAGTAAACTTTATCCATACATTGGagcaaaaagtattcagtcagccaccaagtGTGCTAGTTCTCCtccttaaaaagatgagaggcctgtcattttcatcaaagctaaaccaactcaatactttgttctATAGCCTTTGTTGGCCATGACAGCAGTCAATtcttttctgtaagtcttcacaaggttttcacaaactgttgctggtattttggtccattcctccatgcggatctcctctacagcggtgataggttaacaggaggatcttgaacttgattctagaatcaactgggagccaatggagtgaaactaacacaggagtgatgtgatctcttctggtagttcctgctaacaatctagctgctgcgttctgaacaagctggagacttcttaaggaactcttaggacacgctgctaacaaggagttacagtaatccagcctccacgtaacaaatgcatggatgagtttttcagcatcactcttagaaagtatatttctgatcttagcaatattccgcaggtgaaaaaaggcagttctacacgcctgagatatgtgaggcttaaatgataaatcctggtcaaataaaaccccaaggtttctaactgtggaattgggggctatacttataccatccagggagactatctgagcagacagagcatctctgaggtttttaggaccaagtataatgacctcagcttattctgggttcaagaggaggtcattaattgtcatccaggtcttgatgtcactgatgcaggcgttcagtttctctatctggtcattctggtcaggcttcatggataaatacaactgcgtatcgtcggcataacaatgaaaattaatgctgtgtttcctgattatgtttcctaggggtagcatataaagcgtaaacaggatcggtccctaAGAAATGTTGAGTCTTTAGAACAGTGACAGTATCACCGTCCTTTATCTCAAACAGATCCTCTGTTGTTCCTGATACGGGGTTTGGATCTGACTTTACCTCTGAAAACTGTGAGACATATTCCTTAACagctataataaaaaaatcgtTGAACACCAAAGCAACTTGATCAGGATCAGAAATGGTGTTTCCTTGGACTGAGAGTTCATATCATTGGGATTTATGGGGTTATGTAGCCGTTTCCAGATGGCTTTTCCATTTCCTTTAGCCtcagataaaacattt
This genomic window contains:
- the LOC101160869 gene encoding CST complex subunit CTC1, translating into MSQDCEEEEPDFSQSGVRVKQSRIISYQGTVTEVVSEGAGLYVLDRNLGLCVAYQPPARRRLRAGDGVELHHVHFLYRPCPDGPPSMLCTCLRSSITVTSYSRVGGSEPAPRCPGDGVLSRLLLQKCRGVSEYLWACHLSSQLSASLVPAVMKQQCVCLLSWKLMKTLRGRRAPARRDIYSEMLDQPHTCPLTQYTVDPGVHQNLSLVDLLQSLQSLCWSSLSLRSLLPPGGNSLSRSEIRSALSWSFRTLVSDPRKGDSLRPRPLLLVGVLELPPQSSEVSLTLQLRDATGTVSCVVTETSQEEGGAQTACFNTAWIGCLVCVLQFSMVIERFLQSEFPSVHHLDQENFISHRDCRVYLQFSLDHLIILSPSVTMTTYLRHKGEESGDDVPDQHENHEKGEQGWKRKRREEEEDSSDSSDVMTADSVGGASQSWISMVIRVEHKGGVVWKNTEKREGLQLCFSLRAAVIGPVVSWRRDPKNTALTEEEAEPGKEQKVQLLFSGVCSRWFPVLQPGPLYRVVMSQVPFDLSSHGASGDKGVELLSDSTLQVGSDWRFHTLPRPLLLPSFIQVPPPVLSVSQVLESSSELVCFQGQISERISVDDGRTQPGNKGVRLTLCDPTGRSLRVYLDLSHAPYPTGLLPGSTVLLSDFQRKLSRSGSVYFTSFPVSSMTVMSLKGESLALPPPIMHLGQWGLKGQKENVMGLVRGHVVCFLFLQLWWSCSTCSSFYAQVTAHR